In a genomic window of bacterium:
- a CDS encoding ComEC/Rec2 family competence protein: MLNRPIAIVLFLWIAGIVLAFNFIPPPLYFLFLACFFFLFPVFFHHPLAKSFLLFAFFPLSVAINSVYFVHNRTPPSCIGKGFLEGKVVEEISFTKNKKPFLLVKAERIRAGNNEDKGKIVQVFFDDWEGRRIKMGEKVELKGNIVVPSTKIRLQGTSYYMKSAEFLNVSEGEGFLSLIGKLRGKILEASKNALPPTSALILTNLVVGKADSPSPTKLLESFKKTGTIHILVVSGTQVSLLLAFVWFLLRLFHVRASSLGVLFLRKQIRRKIGLEVKDELVLLSRGLSFLFLFSFLIIGYSFLVGGELPIQRASLMGILGLIATALGRKMDTFNIFAITALVILLSHPPALYTPSFQLSFLAVWGLISLLPIVQALIPTPHSPIARFLYLIFATSLSAQLAVSPLLIHYFKMFSPISLIANIFAVPLSLLILVEGLIFIPFLIIIPASKLIIAPLLNIPIILLIRIVDFFSHLPLASLNLSLPPTLLYYSLFLLFLAGEVVAEPSSKFLRKCFLYSVSLFSLLLIWHNFL; the protein is encoded by the coding sequence ATGTTAAACCGACCCATAGCAATCGTTCTTTTCCTATGGATAGCGGGAATAGTTTTAGCCTTCAATTTCATCCCACCCCCATTATATTTCCTCTTTTTAGCCTGTTTCTTCTTTCTTTTCCCCGTTTTCTTCCATCACCCTTTAGCAAAATCTTTCCTTTTATTTGCCTTCTTCCCCTTGAGCGTCGCAATAAACTCCGTCTATTTCGTCCATAATAGAACCCCTCCCTCCTGTATCGGGAAAGGATTTTTGGAGGGAAAGGTAGTTGAGGAGATAAGCTTTACGAAAAATAAAAAGCCTTTTCTTCTCGTTAAAGCCGAGAGGATAAGGGCGGGAAACAACGAAGATAAAGGGAAAATAGTCCAGGTTTTCTTTGACGATTGGGAGGGAAGGAGAATAAAAATGGGAGAAAAAGTAGAATTGAAGGGGAATATCGTTGTTCCTTCCACCAAGATAAGGCTTCAAGGGACTTCCTATTATATGAAATCAGCCGAATTTCTCAATGTCAGCGAAGGGGAAGGCTTTCTCTCCTTAATCGGTAAATTGAGAGGTAAGATTTTGGAGGCTTCAAAAAATGCCCTTCCTCCAACCTCTGCCCTCATATTGACCAATCTCGTCGTCGGGAAAGCCGATTCCCCCTCTCCTACCAAACTCCTGGAAAGCTTCAAGAAAACAGGAACAATCCACATCCTCGTCGTATCGGGAACGCAAGTTTCCCTTCTACTCGCCTTCGTCTGGTTTCTCTTAAGGCTCTTCCATGTAAGAGCAAGTTCTCTCGGAGTTCTCTTCCTCAGAAAACAAATCAGGAGAAAAATCGGTCTGGAAGTAAAAGACGAGCTTGTCCTTCTCTCTCGTGGCCTGAGCTTTCTTTTCCTCTTCTCCTTCTTAATCATCGGCTATTCCTTCCTCGTTGGTGGAGAGCTTCCCATTCAACGTGCCTCTCTGATGGGAATACTCGGCTTAATAGCCACGGCATTGGGAAGGAAAATGGACACATTCAATATTTTCGCCATCACTGCTTTGGTTATTCTATTATCTCATCCTCCCGCTTTATACACACCAAGCTTCCAACTCTCCTTCTTGGCTGTGTGGGGACTCATATCCCTCCTACCCATTGTTCAAGCCCTAATTCCTACCCCTCATTCCCCTATCGCGCGCTTCCTTTACCTAATTTTCGCCACATCCCTCTCCGCACAACTGGCTGTCTCCCCTCTCCTAATCCATTATTTTAAGATGTTCAGCCCGATTTCTCTAATCGCCAATATCTTCGCCGTTCCCTTATCCCTCCTCATCCTTGTAGAGGGGCTCATCTTCATTCCTTTCTTAATCATAATCCCTGCCTCTAAACTCATAATAGCACCCCTCCTCAATATCCCCATAATCCTTCTCATCCGCATCGTTGATTTCTTCTCTCACTTGCCCTTAGCGAGCTTAAACCTTTCCCTCCCACCTACCCTACTCTATTACTCTCTTTTCCTCCTCTTCCTTGCAGGAGAAGTTGTTGCCGAGCCCTCCTCAAAATTTTTGAGAAAATGCTTTCTCTATAGTGTTTCCCTTTTCTCATTGCTATTGATATGGCATAATTTCCTTTAA